Within Kutzneria chonburiensis, the genomic segment TCGCCGATGAGGTCGTGCACCATGGTCCGGATCTGGTTGAGGTCGACGAAGTTGACGTCGTCCTCGCCGACCTTGCCGAAGGACTTGATCGGCAACGTGACATAGGTGACACCGCCGCCGACGAGACCGGCGGACTGCTGGATGAAGCCCATGAGGTCGAAGCCGCTGTCGAAGACCAGGTCCTGTTTCGCGGCGTCGACGAGGGCGGACAAGGTGGTGGGGTCGGCGAGTGTGCCGGCGCTCTTGAGCTGGTGGGAGGCGGAGGCCAAGAAGGCCTGCTGACGGCGTTCGCGGTCGAGGTCGGTGAAGTTCAACTCGGGGTGCACGTAGTCACGGCGCTGCCGGACGAAAGCGAGCGCCTGGGCGGCGTTGAGCTGCTGCTCGCCCTTGACGAAATTGGCCCCGGAGAAGGAATCCTGGGTCGGCCCCTGCAAGCACACGGTGACGGTGCCGAGGGCCTTGGCCAGGTCGTAGAAGCCGATCAGGGTGACCTCGACGAAGTGGTCGATGGGAATCCCGCCGAGGAAAGCTCGCACGTCGTCGACGGTCTGCTTGCGACCGGCCTCACGGCCCTCGTGCTCCAACCGCGACCGGTCGGTCACGCCCTGCTTGACCAACTCCTGCTGCTTGGCGTCCTTGGCCAGCCCGTAACCCTCCTTGATCTTCTCCTTGGCGATGCCGTCGGGCGCGCCGACCAGCGCGGCGTAGTCGTCACGGGGAACGGAGATCAACGTGGCCTTGCTGCCGTCGTTGGGCACGTGCAACACCATCATCACGTTGGTGTTGTAGCCGCCCTTGCTGTCGTCGCCGGCATGCAGCTGGTCGTAGACGTCCTGCGGCAGCGCATTGCCGTTCTGGTCGAGCCTGCTGTCCAGACCCATGATCAGGATGTTGGTCGCGCCGTCCTTGGACTTCGGCTCGTCGCCGCTGAGTACGGACGAGGTGCTCAGGCCGGTGCTGAAGTCGTGGTAGAAGGTCCACACGTAGCCGGTCAGCCCCAGGACCAGCAAGGACACCATGCCCAACGCGGTGCGCCCGACGATCAGGGGCCATCGCTGCTTGCGAGCCATTCACGCACTCCACGCCAGTTCGGGGACAACACCTGTCCCTTGACGCCGAACGGCGGCGTGCGGTTGCAACTGTTAGAAGGCGCACACCACCAGCACGACGGTGGTGGCGAGTTCGCACGCGGCGCCGAGGACGTCGCCGGTGATGCCGCCGAAGCGACGGCGGGTGTGACGGATCAGCAGCAGCACCAGGCCCACGGCCAGCAACACACCGGCGGGACCGAGCCAAGGCCGGGCGGGGACGGCGAAAACGGAGCCGGCCAGCGCGACGACCGTCCACAAGAGAGGGACGGCAAGAACCTGAGTGCCGGCAACCAAAGCGCCGAGGCCCTCGGGCCGAGCCGCCGGTACGGAACGCAGGCAGCACCACGTGAAGGCGACCCGTCCGCAGAACACGGCCACCACCACGGCAACCCACGACTCGACGCCGAAGCACACGGCCTGAAGTCCAAGTCCGACAACAAGAACAACCACGGCGAACGGCCCGGCCCCGCCGGACTTCATGACCTCCAGGGCTCGCTCAGGCGGCCCGTAGCAGCCCAGACCGTCGGCGGTATCGGCCAGACCGTCGAGGTGCATGCCCCGGGTCAGCAAGGCCAACAACCCGACGGTCAACAAACCGGCCACCAGCGGGGAGCGCCCAGAACCACTGCGCCCCAAGACAAAGCGGCGGCCAACGCGCCCAACAGCACGCCGACGAGAGGAGTCAGCGAGATAGCACGGGCGGCGACTCGCCGGTCGACGGCGGACGGCCCGGGAACGGGCAGGACCGTCAGCCACGACACGGCGAGCCGAAGCCCGGACACAGTTACGACGGCGTGCTCGCGGTGTCCTCGGACCGGCCGGAAACACCGGCGTCGCCGAAGGTCGCCATGTCGGTGAGGATCCGCGCGGCCATGGTGATCAACGGCAGCGCGGCGGCCGCCCCGGATCCCTCGCCCAGCCGCATGTTGAGGTCGATGATCGGCGTCAAACCCAAGTGCCCCAACACAAACCCGTGGGCTGGCTCGACCGAGCGGTGGCCGGCGACCCACCAGTGCCGCGCCCCGGGTGCGAGGTCCTCGGCGACCATGGCGGCGGCCCCGACCACCAGACCGTCGAGCACCACCGGCGTGCGGCGAACGGCGGCCTGCGCGAGGAAACCGGCCATGGCGGCCAGGTCCGCACCGCCGACCGTACGGAGCAGGGCCAGCGGATCGCCGGTGACCTTGCGGGCCCGGCGCAGCGCGTCCCGGATCGCGGCGGTCTTGCGCATCCACGCGGCGTCGTCGATACCGGTGCCCCGGCCGACCACGGCCACCGGCTCCTCGCCGGTCAGCGCGGCCACGATCACCGCCGACGGCGTGGTGTTGCCGATGCCCATGTCGCCGGCGATCAGCAGATCCGCGCCGCCGTCGACCTCCTCGTCGGCGATGGCCCGACCGGCCTCGACGGCCCGGCGCGCCTCGTCCTCGGTGAGGGCGTCCTCACGGTCGATGGACCCGGACGACCGCCGGACCTTGTACCGGCTGACCTGCTCGGGCGTGTCGGCGTCGACCGCCATGTCCACCACGCGCACGGTCGCCCCGGCCACCGCGGACAGCACGTTGATCGCCGCGCCGCCGGTCATGAAGTTGGCCACCATCTGCCCGGTCACCTCGGGCGGGAAGGCCGACACGCCGTGACGCGCGACGCCGTGGTCGCCGGCGAACACCACGACCCGGGACCGGGTGAACGGCCGCGGCGGGCACTTGCCCTGGCACGAGGCGATCCACACACCGAGCTCCTCCAGCCGGCCCAGCGAGCCGGCCGGCTTGGTCAGCCGCTCGTGCCGGGCGGCCGCCTCGCGCCGTGCCTCCACGTCCGGCGGTTGGACGGCGGGGAACTCGATGCTCGTCACCAGAAGGTCCTTTCACTTCAGCCGGATAGGCAGCCCGGCGACGAGCAGCAGCACCTCGTCGCACACCTGGGCCAGCCCGGCGTTCAGGGAGCCCAGTTCGTCGCGGAACAGCCTGCCAGAGCGGGTCGCGGGCACGACGCCCAACCCGACCTCGGCCGACACCAGTACCAGCGGGTCCACGCGTCGTGACACCGCGTCGATCACAGCGTCACAGCGGGACCGGGCCAGATCGACGGGACCCTCCCACGCACCGGTGTCGTCCAGCACACCGGTCAGCCACGTGGCGAGGTCGTCGACCAACACCGTGCCCGGGACCGCAAGCGCCGCCGGCAGGTCGGAAGTCTCCAGCGTGGACCACTCCGGCGGCCGCCGGGCCACGTGCGCGGCGATGCGGGCCTGCCAGTCGGTGTCGGACGGATCGCGCCGGCCGGTCGCCACGTAGGTGACCGCCCCGGTCACCAGACCTTCGGCGTGGGCCGACTTGCCCGAGCGGGCGCCGCCGAGCACCAGAGTCCGTGACGTCACGGCCGGGACGTTACCTTCTGCCCATGGCGCTGCGATGGCACTACCAGGACGACGACGGCATCGACGTCACCGGCCCGGACCTGGCCTTTGACGACCAGGCCGCCGCCGAGGACTGGCTCAGCGCCACCTGGACCGATCTCGCCGAGATCGACATCACCCAGGTCACGCTGCTCGACGGCGACGAGGTCGTCTACGGCCCGATGAGCCTGAAGCCCTGAGACTCTTAGCCACTCACGTGGGGCGGCGGCTCACGGAGTCTGCGTCAGCATGGGGTTGGTGCGGACGTGGCCCTCGAGGACCTTGTCGATCTGCTCCATGACCGACGCGTCCAGCTTCACGCCGACGGCCTTGACGTTCTCGCGGACCTGCTCGGGACGGCTGGCGCCGATGATGGCCGAGGCCACGTTGGGGTTCTGCAGCACCCAGGCCACGGCCAGCTGAGCCAGGGAGAGGTCGACCGACTCGGCGATCGGCTTGAGCGCCTGCACCTTCTCCAGCAGCTCGTCGAGCAGGAACCGGGAGATGAAGCCCTTGCCCCGCTCGTCGGTGGCCCGCGAGCCCTCCGGCACCGGCTGGCCCGGCCGGTACTTGCCGGTGAGCACACCCTGCGCGATCGGCGAGAACACGATCTGGGAGATGCCCTCCCGCTCGCTGGTCGGCACGATCTGCGGCTCGATGACCCGGTGCAGCATGTTGTACTGCGGCTGGTTGGAGATGAACGGCACCTTCAGCTCGCGGGCGATGGCCGCGCCGCGGGTGAGCTGGTCGGCGGTCCACTCCGAGACGCCGATGTAGAGGGCCTTGCCCTGGCGCACGATGTCGGCGAAGGCCAGGAAGGTCTCCTCGAGCGGCACCGTCCGGTCGAACCGGTGCGCCTGGTAGACGTCGACGTAGTCGGTGCCGAGCCGGCGCAGCGAGCCGTTGATCGACTCGAGGATGTGCTTGCGGCCGAGGCCGTGGTCGTTGGGGCCGCCGGGGCCGGTCGGCCAGAAGACCTTGGTCAGGATCTCCAGGCTCTCGCGGCGCTGCCCCTTGAGGGCGTCGCCCAGCACCGACTCGGCCTTGGTGTTGGCGTACACGTCGGCGGTGTCGAAGGTGGTGATGCCGGCGTCGAGGGCGGCGTGCACGCACTCGACGGCCTGATCCTGCTCGATCTGGGAGCCGTGGGTGATCCAGTTGCCGTACGAGATCTCACTGACCGACAGGCCGCTGCGGCCGAGGCGACGAAACTCCATGGTCCGCAGCCTAACCCCGGTTAGTTAGAACAGCTAATGACCTGGAGCGGCTTCAGGCCTCGACGGTCTCGCCCGGACGGACCCGCGGCCGCGGCACCCGCAGCTTGCGGACCTGGCTGGCCCGGGTGAACGTGTACCAGATGATGCCGGCGGTGCGGACGTTCTCCTTGGGGAACTTGGTCCGCGCCATGCGGGTGGCCAGCCGGCCCAGCATGATCGCCTCGACCACCATGGCCAGCAGGAACACCAGACAGGCCAGCATGACGTACTCCTGCACCGGCAGCGTCGGCACCGCGATCTGCAGGAAGTACGAGGCCAGCACCAGGATGGCCAGCGGCATGAACAGGCCCATCAGGTTGCGCCGGGAGTCGATCACGTCCCGCACGAACGCCTTGACCGGGCCGCGGTCCTTGGGCATGAGGTAGCGCTCGTCGCCGGACATCATCTTCTCGCGGCGCTCGCGCTGCTCGGCGTTGCGCTCCTCGCGCGTCAGCTTGGGCTGGTTGGCCCGCACCTCGCGGGACCGCTTGTACGCCTCGCGCTGGGTGCGGGGCGGCGGGGGCACCGGACCACGGCGGCGGCCCTCGGCCTCGACCCGCTTCGGCGTCGCGCGGCCCTTGCGCGCGGTCTGGCCCTTGCCCAGCTCCGAGCCCGGATCGATGTCCACCGCCCCGTTCTCGGTTGCGGTGTCGTCGTCGGCTGAGTTGCGGCGCAAGAACCTCACGTCACCAGGGTAAGCCAGGACGCCAGAGGTAGTTTCAGCGCCATGCGCGTACTCGTCGCACCAGACTGCTTCGGCGGCACGCTCACCGCTCTCGAGGCGGCCGAGGCCGTCGCGACCGGCTGGCGCCGCACCGCGCCGGCCGACGAACTGCTGCTGCGTCCGCTGGCCGACGGCGGCCCGGGCTTTGTCGAGGTGCTGCACGGCGCCCTCGGCGGCGATATCCACGAAGTCCGCGTGACGGGACCGCTCGGTCAGACCGTGACGGCGCGATGGCTCGCGCACGACGGCACCGCGTACATCGAGTCGGCGCAGGCGTGCGGTCTGCACCTGACCGATCGCCGCGATCCCGAGCGCTCCACCACGTACGGCGTCGGCGAGCTCATCGCCGACGCCCGCAGGGCCGGGATGGCCAAAGCCGTCGTCGGGCTCGGGGGCTCCGGCACGACCGACGGCGGCGCGGGCATGATCCGGGCCCTCGGCGGGCACGTGACCGATGACACAGGGGCGCCGATCGGGCCCGGCGGGACGGATCTCACACGGGCCGACAAGGTCGTGCTGCCGGACGTCGGCATCGCCCTCGTCGCGGCGTCCGACGTCGAGAATCCGCTGCTCGGCCGGCACGGCGCGGCCCGCACGTTCGGCCCGCAGAAGGGGGCCGACGCCGACGCCGTCGAGCGGCTGGAGGCGGGCCTGACACGGTGGGCCGAGGTGCTCGGACCGGACGTCCGGGACCGGCCGGGAGCCGGTGCGGCCGGCGGTCTCGGGGCCGGTCTGTTGGCCGTCGGCGCCGCGTTCGAGTCGGGATCGGCCCTGGTCAGGACATTGACGCGGCTGGACGAGGCGTTGGACCAGGCCGACCTGGCGATCACCGGCGAAGGCAGCTTCGACTGGCAGTCGCTGCGCGGCAAGCTGATCACCGCGGTGGCCGCCGGCGCGGCCGAGCGAGGCATTGCGTGCCTGGTGCTGGCCGGGCAGGTCAGCGTCGGTCGACGGGAGGCCGGCGCAGTCGGCGTCGAGCAGTCGTACGCGGTGGCCGAGCACGCCGGCTCGGTGGCCGCCGCGATGGCCGACCCGGCCGGCACGCTGGCCGCGCTCGCGGCGGACGTCGCCGGCCAGTGGTCTCGGGCAAATGGGCGCTGACCTGTCCTACCATGGTGGGCAGGAATGAACGCCGACCCGTCTTGCGTTGGACGTTCCAGGACCGACATACGCAGGACGTCGAGGGAGAGCCATGACCGTCCAGGACACCGCCTCGCAGGGCGCGCAGGCCGAGGAGCAGACGACACACGGCGTCGAGCTCACCGCCACGGCCGCCAGCAAGGCCAAGGCGCTGCTCGACCAGGAGGGGCGCGATGACATGCACCTGCGCATCGCCGTCCAGCCCGGTGGCTGTGCGGGTCTGCGCTACCAGCTGTTCTTCGACGAGCGCAGCCTCGACGGCGACCTGCTCCGTGACTTCGGCGGCCTCAAGGTCGCGGTGGACCGGATGAGCGCGCCGTACCTCCAGGGCGCCACGATCGACTTCGTGGACACCATCGAGAAGCAGGGTTTCACCATCGACAACCCGAACGCGGGCGGCTCGTGCGCCTGCGGCGACTCGTTCCACTGAGCGAAGCCCGAACAGCGAGAAGGGCCGCCCCGGCATGCGGGGCGGCCCTTCTCGCTGTCAGTAGTCGTCCAGGCCGCTGACCTGCGCGGCGCACGCCTCGTCGACCCGCCACGGCGCGGCCTGGCGGGGAGTGGGCAGCGGACGGGTCAGCTGCCGCAGCGCGCCCGGGATGTCGGCGCAGTCGTCGATCAGCTGGTCCAGCGAAACGGGCTCAGGAGCGGTCACTTCACGACCGTAGTTCGAGGGACGCATGACCGGTATCCGTTACCAATCGGTAGTCTTTCGAACTCGGAGCATGTCCACCCGACCGGGTGGCCCACCAGTGAAGATCGGGGAGAAACACAGTGCCCGTCGCTGTCATCGGCAGTATCGCCGCCGACCATCTGATGCACTTTCCCGGCCGATTCACCGAGCAGTTGGTCGCCGAGCGGCTTGACCGCGTTTCGCTGAGCTTCCTCGTGGACGACCTGGTGGTCCGCCGGGGCGGGGTCGGCGCCAACATCGCCTTCGGCATGGGCGTGCTCGGTCAGCAGCCGATCCTGGGCGGCGCCGTCGGCAAGGACTTCGACGACTACCGCGCGTGGCTGGAGCGCCATGGCGTGGACTGCCGCTCGGTCTACGTGTCCGAGCTCAAGCACACCGCCCGGTTCATGTGCACCACCGACGACGACATGAACCAGATCGCCTCGTTCTACACCGGCGCGATGGCCGAGACCGGCATGGTCGAGATCGGCGCGCTGGCCGACCGGGTCGGCGGCGTCGACCTGGTGCTGCTCAGCCCGACCGACCCGGACGCGATGATCCAGCACGCCGACGAGTGCCGGCAGCGCGGCCTGGCCTTCGCCGTCGACCCGTCGCAGCAGCTGGCCCGCATGGACGGCGACCAGGTGCGCCGGTTCGTGGCCGGCGCCAAGTACCTGTTCAGCAACGACTACGAGTGGGGCCTCGTCCTGCA encodes:
- a CDS encoding glycerate kinase, which translates into the protein MRVLVAPDCFGGTLTALEAAEAVATGWRRTAPADELLLRPLADGGPGFVEVLHGALGGDIHEVRVTGPLGQTVTARWLAHDGTAYIESAQACGLHLTDRRDPERSTTYGVGELIADARRAGMAKAVVGLGGSGTTDGGAGMIRALGGHVTDDTGAPIGPGGTDLTRADKVVLPDVGIALVAASDVENPLLGRHGAARTFGPQKGADADAVERLEAGLTRWAEVLGPDVRDRPGAGAAGGLGAGLLAVGAAFESGSALVRTLTRLDEALDQADLAITGEGSFDWQSLRGKLITAVAAGAAERGIACLVLAGQVSVGRREAGAVGVEQSYAVAEHAGSVAAAMADPAGTLAALAADVAGQWSRANGR
- a CDS encoding carbohydrate kinase family protein, coding for MHFPGRFTEQLVAERLDRVSLSFLVDDLVVRRGGVGANIAFGMGVLGQQPILGGAVGKDFDDYRAWLERHGVDCRSVYVSELKHTARFMCTTDDDMNQIASFYTGAMAETGMVEIGALADRVGGVDLVLLSPTDPDAMIQHADECRQRGLAFAVDPSQQLARMDGDQVRRFVAGAKYLFSNDYEWGLVLQKTGWSEADVLEQVEMRVTTLGEKGVEIVGREVGSLQVPAVPELAKVDPTGVGDGFRAGFLSAVCSGLGLERAAQLGALVAVHVLEVNGPQEWSFDRTTALGRFSDAFGPEAAAEIAAILPA
- a CDS encoding HesB/IscA family protein is translated as MTVQDTASQGAQAEEQTTHGVELTATAASKAKALLDQEGRDDMHLRIAVQPGGCAGLRYQLFFDERSLDGDLLRDFGGLKVAVDRMSAPYLQGATIDFVDTIEKQGFTIDNPNAGGSCACGDSFH
- a CDS encoding adenosylcobinamide-GDP ribazoletransferase; amino-acid sequence: MAGLLTVGLLALLTRGMHLDGLADTADGLGCYGPPERALEVMKSGGAGPFAVVVLVVGLGLQAVCFGVESWVAVVVAVFCGRVAFTWCCLRSVPAARPEGLGALVAGTQVLAVPLLWTVVALAGSVFAVPARPWLGPAGVLLAVGLVLLLIRHTRRRFGGITGDVLGAACELATTVVLVVCAF
- the cobT gene encoding nicotinate-nucleotide--dimethylbenzimidazole phosphoribosyltransferase, which translates into the protein MTSIEFPAVQPPDVEARREAAARHERLTKPAGSLGRLEELGVWIASCQGKCPPRPFTRSRVVVFAGDHGVARHGVSAFPPEVTGQMVANFMTGGAAINVLSAVAGATVRVVDMAVDADTPEQVSRYKVRRSSGSIDREDALTEDEARRAVEAGRAIADEEVDGGADLLIAGDMGIGNTTPSAVIVAALTGEEPVAVVGRGTGIDDAAWMRKTAAIRDALRRARKVTGDPLALLRTVGGADLAAMAGFLAQAAVRRTPVVLDGLVVGAAAMVAEDLAPGARHWWVAGHRSVEPAHGFVLGHLGLTPIIDLNMRLGEGSGAAAALPLITMAARILTDMATFGDAGVSGRSEDTASTPS
- a CDS encoding DUF3043 domain-containing protein, whose product is MRFLRRNSADDDTATENGAVDIDPGSELGKGQTARKGRATPKRVEAEGRRRGPVPPPPRTQREAYKRSREVRANQPKLTREERNAEQRERREKMMSGDERYLMPKDRGPVKAFVRDVIDSRRNLMGLFMPLAILVLASYFLQIAVPTLPVQEYVMLACLVFLLAMVVEAIMLGRLATRMARTKFPKENVRTAGIIWYTFTRASQVRKLRVPRPRVRPGETVEA
- a CDS encoding LCP family protein translates to MARKQRWPLIVGRTALGMVSLLVLGLTGYVWTFYHDFSTGLSTSSVLSGDEPKSKDGATNILIMGLDSRLDQNGNALPQDVYDQLHAGDDSKGGYNTNVMMVLHVPNDGSKATLISVPRDDYAALVGAPDGIAKEKIKEGYGLAKDAKQQELVKQGVTDRSRLEHEGREAGRKQTVDDVRAFLGGIPIDHFVEVTLIGFYDLAKALGTVTVCLQGPTQDSFSGANFVKGEQQLNAAQALAFVRQRRDYVHPELNFTDLDRERRQQAFLASASHQLKSAGTLADPTTLSALVDAAKQDLVFDSGFDLMGFIQQSAGLVGGGVTYVTLPIKSFGKVGEDDVNFVDLNQIRTMVHDLIGDKSTPLPPVTLPAAKVDVVNSGTQSGLAAQLLTVLAAKGATKGSPITGPSLLSRSTVYYGPGGADAANAVADLLGIDDVETGSTVPAGAVRVVVGTDFSMPALTTPTSTTGTSTSAAPPTSSSSTSTSSSTAGPMDALQGGSVPCVK
- a CDS encoding bifunctional adenosylcobinamide kinase/adenosylcobinamide-phosphate guanylyltransferase, with product MTSRTLVLGGARSGKSAHAEGLVTGAVTYVATGRRDPSDTDWQARIAAHVARRPPEWSTLETSDLPAALAVPGTVLVDDLATWLTGVLDDTGAWEGPVDLARSRCDAVIDAVSRRVDPLVLVSAEVGLGVVPATRSGRLFRDELGSLNAGLAQVCDEVLLLVAGLPIRLK
- a CDS encoding aldo/keto reductase family protein is translated as MEFRRLGRSGLSVSEISYGNWITHGSQIEQDQAVECVHAALDAGITTFDTADVYANTKAESVLGDALKGQRRESLEILTKVFWPTGPGGPNDHGLGRKHILESINGSLRRLGTDYVDVYQAHRFDRTVPLEETFLAFADIVRQGKALYIGVSEWTADQLTRGAAIARELKVPFISNQPQYNMLHRVIEPQIVPTSEREGISQIVFSPIAQGVLTGKYRPGQPVPEGSRATDERGKGFISRFLLDELLEKVQALKPIAESVDLSLAQLAVAWVLQNPNVASAIIGASRPEQVRENVKAVGVKLDASVMEQIDKVLEGHVRTNPMLTQTP